A DNA window from Anaerocolumna sp. AGMB13020 contains the following coding sequences:
- a CDS encoding leucine-rich repeat domain-containing protein has translation MYKKILKYLLGVTWILFLMFQCSYKVVNANSANTVTDAEGFVIQDGYLLVGYVGTAKDIVIPDNVSFMFEACMGSTDIDSVVIPNTVEGMDKFIFTHSKVKKVVFQEGSKIDKLSDGIFSSCKNLKEVQLPKSLKIIGNGAFEAAGIVSIEIPDGVTIIEGGAFIGSSLTKIAFPDSLEEISSSAFFECKQLKDLRFPKNLKTIGDGAFRACYKLTSIELPESITEIGEYAFFLCSGIKTVKIKGNIKELAKGIFSGCESLTSITYPDSVEKIGDSAFTNTSFKTLPISKNIKTIGVSAFIDNTVTSIKIPDGVETIGAYAFQNCSNLKTVYIPKSVTSIGSRAFGLCSNLEKLTIMNPFCKVFSYQNDNIFFKGSKANMLKKVKVYGYKGSATAELCSLYNIKFISIDKTEMDYPELKNVKETKIEVKKDSYSLKMGKELKIPYKVTNANGYKVKVTGGVEYFDGLGYEVVKVVKITDDYILVKGGIWPGNVTISVRVGLTSKTIKINVK, from the coding sequence ATGTATAAAAAAATATTGAAATATTTATTAGGAGTAACATGGATTCTTTTTCTCATGTTCCAGTGTTCTTATAAAGTTGTTAATGCCAATTCTGCAAATACTGTAACAGACGCAGAAGGGTTTGTGATTCAAGATGGTTATCTACTGGTTGGTTATGTTGGAACTGCAAAAGATATCGTAATTCCGGACAATGTTAGTTTTATGTTTGAAGCTTGTATGGGATCAACTGATATAGATAGTGTAGTAATACCAAATACTGTAGAAGGAATGGACAAATTCATATTTACACACAGTAAAGTAAAAAAAGTAGTGTTTCAGGAAGGAAGTAAGATTGATAAACTTTCGGATGGAATATTTAGTTCATGTAAGAACTTAAAGGAAGTACAATTACCAAAAAGTCTTAAAATTATTGGAAATGGGGCGTTTGAGGCTGCGGGTATAGTATCTATAGAAATACCTGATGGAGTGACTATAATAGAAGGAGGAGCATTTATAGGTTCGTCTTTAACAAAAATTGCTTTCCCCGATAGTCTTGAAGAAATTTCTTCTTCAGCATTTTTCGAATGTAAACAATTAAAGGATTTACGCTTTCCAAAAAACTTGAAAACAATTGGGGATGGTGCCTTTAGGGCATGTTATAAACTGACTTCCATTGAGCTTCCTGAGAGTATCACTGAAATAGGAGAATATGCTTTTTTTCTGTGTAGTGGTATAAAAACCGTAAAGATAAAAGGAAATATCAAAGAATTGGCAAAAGGAATATTTAGTGGGTGTGAGAGTTTGACGAGTATTACATATCCGGATAGTGTTGAGAAAATAGGGGATTCCGCATTTACAAATACTAGCTTTAAGACGTTACCTATTTCTAAGAACATAAAAACTATTGGTGTTAGTGCTTTTATTGATAATACGGTTACATCCATAAAGATACCGGATGGGGTTGAAACTATCGGAGCATATGCTTTTCAAAATTGCTCAAATCTAAAAACAGTATATATTCCTAAAAGTGTTACTTCCATAGGCAGCAGAGCATTTGGTCTATGCTCGAATCTGGAGAAGTTAACTATTATGAATCCTTTTTGTAAAGTGTTCTCATATCAGAATGATAACATATTCTTTAAAGGCAGCAAAGCTAATATGCTAAAAAAGGTAAAGGTATATGGATATAAAGGATCTGCGACGGCGGAGCTGTGTTCCTTGTATAATATAAAATTCATATCTATTGATAAAACAGAAATGGATTACCCTGAACTTAAAAATGTAAAGGAAACTAAGATTGAAGTAAAGAAAGACAGTTATTCGTTAAAAATGGGAAAAGAATTAAAGATACCATATAAAGTTACAAATGCAAATGGATATAAGGTTAAGGTTACGGGAGGTGTTGAGTATTTTGATGGATTGGGATATGAAGTTGTTAAAGTTGTTAAAATAACTGATGATTATATACTTGTTAAAGGCGGTATATGGCCTGGAAATGTGACAATATCTGTTCGAGTTGGTTTAACATCTAAAACGATTAAAATCAACGTAAAATAA